In Turicibacter sanguinis, a genomic segment contains:
- a CDS encoding type IV pilus modification PilV family protein, giving the protein MQNQESQLKRRKTVGKILQSICTYKGKNKGLTLIEVVISLAIFSLLAIPVSGFVNSSIKMNKKSEVKQQATLLGQSILEELASVDKLVVGVNQLFGKSDVEILESDSCEGSQYCIKEVALQEFYIDIDFNDLGIEQGNRLLIETNASTPEKELFILVENKNIMGQIKNKQESKIDKQDKDELIITIDGNRKVLISNNRESKYLEGTLTIGNLLIEFHNNNQSHGLSKVKINNSSDLAIYGCISNKDAGGHIQITEDKIEAVGKVDIQVLEGEAVCKFSISEGDESGDDNNGNIIPPQATDSLDLFEVQLKVYKPDSTDLLFKGTRVVPLKFE; this is encoded by the coding sequence ATGCAAAATCAAGAATCACAACTAAAAAGGCGAAAGACTGTAGGAAAAATCCTACAGTCTATCTGTACATATAAAGGGAAAAATAAAGGATTGACTTTGATTGAAGTTGTCATTAGTTTAGCTATTTTTTCGTTGTTAGCTATACCAGTTTCGGGATTTGTTAATTCGAGTATTAAGATGAATAAGAAGTCTGAAGTGAAGCAACAGGCAACGTTACTGGGACAAAGTATTTTAGAAGAGTTAGCAAGTGTTGATAAATTAGTAGTTGGCGTGAATCAGTTATTTGGCAAAAGTGATGTTGAAATTTTAGAATCAGACTCTTGTGAAGGAAGTCAGTATTGTATTAAGGAAGTAGCGTTACAAGAGTTTTATATTGATATTGATTTTAATGATTTAGGTATAGAACAAGGTAATCGTCTTTTAATAGAGACGAATGCCTCTACGCCAGAGAAAGAATTGTTTATCTTAGTAGAAAATAAAAATATTATGGGTCAAATAAAGAACAAGCAAGAAAGTAAGATTGATAAACAAGATAAAGATGAGTTAATTATTACGATTGATGGAAATCGAAAAGTGTTAATATCCAATAATCGAGAATCTAAATATTTAGAAGGAACTTTGACGATTGGAAATCTTTTAATTGAATTTCATAATAATAATCAAAGTCATGGGCTGAGTAAAGTCAAGATTAATAATAGTAGTGATTTAGCGATATATGGATGTATTAGTAATAAGGATGCCGGTGGACATATTCAGATAACTGAAGATAAGATTGAGGCAGTTGGTAAGGTTGATATTCAGGTGTTAGAAGGAGAAGCAGTTTGCAAATTTAGTATTTCTGAAGGTGATGAAAGTGGTGACGATAATAATGGGAATATTATTCCCCCACAGGCTACAGATTCATTAGATTTATTTGAAGTACAGCTAAAGGTGTATAAACCTGATTCAACAGATTTATTATTTAAAGGAACTCGAGTAGTACCATTAAAGTTTGAATAA
- the gspM gene encoding type II secretion system protein GspM has protein sequence MKISQREKYLLMVVGCVLVVVLYYQFVLTPQKEKVATLEGQLMEVQARYDQVMSNIATLPQRQEKIKGLTASISERTSAYYPTLIQEKIILELDEIIEKTGIKATFSFSTISAQTVQGLTAGEYVKPQSSLEPLVDEIKGLQSGSQQDSSTEANQDASNESNVGTSSASAEVLTVSMTFNGSYEVVKTFIDTIQNWKYNLVITNLSLNPQSETEVAGSFNLEFYGVPKLQNQDQAYLDWTLNNTYGKEMPFSTGVANGAYHTSIEELASLGIRVNDLMMVVRSSASDMPSVTVGQANDETRQSYLFSDSSEVESVEIQFSQEGETYYYKYFLGDQSYPIELSKGVEFTPGNTINLQILSEERVTLSDNSGVAVKILNQTDKTVDVEIKNDDTVTPRVTILKDGAVNINNK, from the coding sequence ATGAAGATTAGTCAAAGAGAAAAGTATTTATTAATGGTGGTCGGGTGTGTCTTAGTTGTTGTTCTTTATTATCAATTTGTGTTAACACCTCAAAAAGAGAAAGTTGCAACGCTTGAGGGACAATTAATGGAAGTTCAAGCACGCTATGATCAAGTCATGTCAAATATCGCAACATTGCCACAACGACAGGAAAAAATTAAGGGACTAACAGCTAGTATTAGCGAGCGGACATCAGCTTATTATCCGACGCTCATTCAGGAAAAAATTATTTTAGAGTTAGACGAAATAATTGAAAAGACAGGAATTAAGGCAACATTTTCGTTTTCAACGATTAGTGCGCAAACAGTACAAGGACTGACGGCGGGCGAGTATGTGAAGCCACAGAGTTCATTAGAACCATTGGTGGACGAGATTAAAGGATTGCAATCAGGTAGTCAACAAGATTCTTCAACCGAGGCAAATCAAGATGCATCTAACGAATCTAACGTAGGAACGTCGTCTGCTAGTGCCGAGGTTTTAACGGTTTCGATGACGTTTAATGGAAGTTATGAGGTAGTTAAAACGTTTATTGATACGATTCAGAATTGGAAATACAATTTAGTGATTACGAATTTATCGTTGAATCCACAAAGTGAGACGGAGGTAGCGGGAAGCTTTAATTTAGAATTTTACGGGGTACCGAAGTTGCAAAATCAGGACCAAGCATATTTGGATTGGACGTTAAATAATACGTATGGTAAAGAGATGCCGTTTTCAACGGGTGTAGCAAATGGTGCTTATCATACAAGTATTGAAGAGTTGGCCTCTTTAGGGATAAGGGTAAATGATCTAATGATGGTTGTTCGTTCAAGTGCATCGGATATGCCGAGTGTTACGGTAGGTCAAGCGAATGATGAAACGCGTCAGTCTTATTTATTCTCGGATTCTTCAGAGGTTGAAAGTGTTGAGATTCAGTTTTCACAAGAAGGTGAGACTTATTATTATAAGTATTTTTTAGGTGATCAATCTTATCCGATTGAGTTATCTAAAGGTGTTGAGTTTACACCGGGTAATACGATTAATCTTCAAATTTTAAGTGAAGAGCGTGTGACGTTATCAGATAATTCAGGAGTAGCAGTTAAAATTTTAAATCAAACAGATAAAACAGTAGATGTTGAAATTAAGAATGATGATACGGTAACCCCACGTGTGACGATTTTAAAAGATGGGGCAGTAAATATAAATAACAAGTAG